A window of Candidatus Hydrogenedentota bacterium genomic DNA:
CTTGGTGAGCTACTGGGTCGACAACGATCTCGTCATATACAACCTCGGGCATGTGCGGCCGGAACCTATTCTCGGCTTTACCGACGGGAAAACCCTGAACACGCGCATCATGATGGCGATCGGGGGCGCGAAGGTGGCCTATCACGCGACCGGAAAGGAGAAGTTCAAGGCGGTCTACGACAAGCTCGTGGCCGATTATGGCGTGCGTGGGCTCAAGCATTTCGAGACGGAGCGCGACTACGACGACGCGGAGCACGTGTTCTGTCACCTGGAGAATCTGTTCCGCCTCGAAGACGATCCTGAATTGCGTGCAGGGTATCGCGTTGTCGCGGATGGGTTGTGGGCCAACCATAAAAACGATGCACAAAGCCTGTTTACATACCTCTATTACGCCGTTGCGCCGGACGCGCCCGACAAAGACAAGTCGCTGAAGGAAGCCCTGTATTCGTTGCAGACGTTTCCCACCGACATGACGGTACGTCCGCGCATGAACAGCCTGCGTAAGGATCTCAAGCCGCCGTATCCGGCGTATCTCGCGGCATGGGACAACGAATACATCTGGAAAGAGAATCTGCTCAAGCCCGATGGTTGGATAAGCCGGACGGTTGTGGATGTTGCGGTGTCGTTTGAAGACCCCAACGTGCTGTTCGCCGTCGACGAAAAGGGCGGATTGTATATCTCCACCGATGCGGCATCGACCGAACGCGGCTGGCAACCCATCGATCATGCGCTGCTCAAACCCGTGCGCGCCGTGGAAGCGGGCGCGAAGTCGCGCATTGTGTACGTGGCGTGCGACGACGGCTTCTATGTGTCGACCACGGAAGGCACAACGTGGGAGCGCATGCCGGTGCCATCGGATGGCGGCACACCGCAAGACGTGCTCGTAGACCCGGCGAATCCCAACATCGTGTTTGCGGTAACGACAAATGGCGCATACCGGTGTCGCGATTTGGGTAGCGGGTTCGTGGGGCAGAGCTGGGAAACGCTTACGGAAGGTGCTCCTGCGAGCGCGTTGGCAATCAAGGTGGCGCCCGGATCGCCGGGGCGCGTGTACGCGTTGTACAAGACCGCGCTGCTTACGCGAACGCTCGACGGCGGCGCCTGGACGCGCGGAGGCAATACCGGACTCGGTTACTACACCGAGATCTATCCGTGGCTCGCCGTAAACCCGGCCAATCCCGATCACGTCGTCATGGGAGCGAAGACGCATTTCGGCGGCGTGGACGTGAGCACCTTGCTGGTGCAATCAAAAGACGCCGGACAGACGTGGGACAACACACGTGATGGCGTCTATCAGAAATACCTCAAGGGAGGCTACGAAGCCGTCAAGCCGATGTTCATTCAAGGTGAGATCGCGGCGCCGGTATTTGCCGGGGCCAAAGGCGAGGTGATGTTTGCGGGCGGCGAACACCCGGCGCTTAAGAGCGTCGACGGCGGCGCGACATGGCAGGAAAAGACGGCGGGCTTCGACATTCCGCTGGCGCGCACGCTGCTCGCGCCGCGCAACAGCGACTGGGTGTTTTCGGGAACGCCCGCGGGACTCTACTTCTCCAAAGACGGCGGCGAGACCTGGCAAGACGGTCACCTGTGCCTGCAATTCACCAAGAACGAGCGGCGCGAACTCGGCGGCGCGGAATTCGCCGACGCCTTTTGGCGCGCCCGCTTCTACGGCTTCATCGACGACACGACCGCCGCCGCGCGGTATGAGGGGAAATAGAGACTCCGAATCGTTTGCGACATAGCTTTCCATCTCGGCATGATTTAGACGATGGTGAACTTCTTTGAATACTGATTTAATTATCAGTATTATCTTGTCGAAGGGGAGAGCATGGCGACCGCATCGCGCATAGAATGGACCGAGGCCACCTGGAATCCGGTAACGGGCTGTACAAAGATCAGCGCGGGGTGTAAGCACTGCTATGCCGAACGCATGGCGAAACGCTTGCAGGCGATGGGGGTGCCTCAGTATCGCGATGGTTTCAAGCTGACTCTTCAGGAGGATGCTCTCGAGCTTCCGCGCCGGTGGAAGAAATCGCGCCTGATTTTCGTGAATTCAATGAGCGATCTTTTCCACAAGGATGTTCCGCTCGAATTCATACAGCGCGTGTTTGCAGTCATGAACGAATGCAGCCAGCACCGTTTCCAAGTGCTCACCAAGAGGCCGGAAATTGCCGCATCCCATGCTTCAAGTCTCCGCTGGACTCCCAATATCTGGATGGGCGCCAGTGTCGAGAACCAGCGTGTTCTCGGACGCATAGATCACCTCAAGCAAATCCCCGCGAAAGTTCGTTTTCTTTCTCTTGAACCTCTACTCGGTCCCTTGCCGCACCTCCCGCTCGAGGGGATTCACTGGGTCATCGTGGGCGGTGAATCGGGTCCTGGCGCGCGCTTGATGAAAGAAGAATGGGTCACCGATATCCAGCAGCAATGCGTCCGCGCACACGTGCCGTTCTTCTTCAAGCAATGGGGCGGGGTGAATAAGCACCGGACGGGACGTATACTGAAGGGGAAATCCTA
This region includes:
- a CDS encoding phage Gp37/Gp68 family protein; the protein is MATASRIEWTEATWNPVTGCTKISAGCKHCYAERMAKRLQAMGVPQYRDGFKLTLQEDALELPRRWKKSRLIFVNSMSDLFHKDVPLEFIQRVFAVMNECSQHRFQVLTKRPEIAASHASSLRWTPNIWMGASVENQRVLGRIDHLKQIPAKVRFLSLEPLLGPLPHLPLEGIHWVIVGGESGPGARLMKEEWVTDIQQQCVRAHVPFFFKQWGGVNKHRTGRILKGKSYSAMPA